A genomic region of Aureimonas populi contains the following coding sequences:
- a CDS encoding ABC transporter substrate-binding protein, protein MPRTTAHSIAAALAALAVFAPAGPAAAQAVRIGLGVDPAHGAYYLADELGLFEEAGLEVELVRFAQGGEGVDAALTGVVDLTAAADMTTMIRIARAPLVPLAVVHESGISIRLTVGADIKGFEDIETFGIVPGSVSEYAARAALKTFGRDAAGVEFVSVGAPELPALLARGDIDGYFVWEPLASMGVEAGGKSLLTSGEAGYFSHMWLSANPTWYEANGEAAETLLGVVREAARMITEDPQAASVPIAAQTGLPADEVAETLAIYSWTVRDFTPEDVEGYEGIAAFLSENGMTDEPLDIGSVIFPDGN, encoded by the coding sequence GTGCCCCGGACAACAGCCCATTCCATCGCCGCGGCTCTCGCCGCTCTCGCCGTGTTCGCCCCGGCGGGCCCCGCCGCCGCGCAGGCCGTGCGCATCGGCCTTGGCGTCGATCCGGCCCATGGCGCCTATTATCTGGCCGACGAGCTCGGCCTGTTCGAGGAGGCCGGGCTGGAGGTCGAGCTGGTGCGCTTCGCGCAAGGGGGCGAGGGCGTGGACGCGGCGCTGACGGGCGTCGTCGATCTGACCGCCGCGGCCGACATGACGACGATGATCCGCATCGCCCGCGCGCCGCTCGTCCCGCTGGCCGTGGTCCATGAATCGGGCATCTCGATCCGGCTCACCGTGGGAGCGGACATCAAGGGGTTCGAGGATATCGAGACCTTCGGCATCGTACCGGGGTCGGTCAGCGAATATGCCGCCCGCGCGGCGCTGAAGACCTTCGGCCGGGACGCGGCCGGCGTCGAGTTCGTCTCCGTCGGCGCGCCCGAGCTGCCCGCCTTGCTGGCGCGCGGGGATATCGACGGCTATTTCGTGTGGGAGCCGCTGGCCAGCATGGGGGTGGAGGCGGGCGGCAAGAGCCTCCTGACCAGCGGCGAGGCGGGCTACTTCTCGCATATGTGGCTGAGCGCCAATCCCACCTGGTACGAGGCCAACGGCGAGGCGGCCGAGACGCTTCTGGGCGTGGTGCGGGAGGCTGCGCGGATGATCACCGAGGACCCGCAGGCCGCCAGCGTGCCGATCGCGGCCCAGACCGGGCTGCCCGCCGACGAGGTCGCCGAGACGCTGGCCATCTATAGCTGGACGGTGCGCGACTTCACGCCCGAGGATGTGGAGGGCTATGAGGGCATCGCCGCCTTCCTGTCCGAGAACGGCATGACGGACGAGCCGCTGGACATCGGATCGGTCATCTTCCCCGACGGGAACTGA
- a CDS encoding nuclear transport factor 2 family protein, whose translation MSLEATVARLSTELAALRAEADIRRLIARYAYLCDTPLPVPRAQWRERVEMIVDLFTADATWEGVGSFYDNQFGKSRGKDAIRAHFTAFFEPKENELVLNCHYITSEHIEVRGDEAEGSWVHFQPWIFADGRSLLRSSRLFNAFKRVDGVWKMSRYRTENVFIADLPEGWASSIPEKSVLFAPGEAAA comes from the coding sequence ATGAGCCTCGAGGCCACCGTCGCACGGCTGTCGACCGAACTTGCAGCCTTGCGCGCCGAGGCGGATATCCGCCGGCTGATCGCCCGCTACGCCTATCTGTGCGACACCCCGCTCCCCGTTCCGCGGGCGCAATGGCGCGAGCGCGTGGAGATGATCGTGGACCTGTTCACCGCGGACGCCACGTGGGAGGGCGTCGGGTCGTTCTACGACAACCAGTTCGGCAAGAGCCGCGGCAAGGATGCCATCCGCGCGCACTTCACCGCCTTCTTCGAGCCGAAGGAGAACGAGCTCGTCCTCAACTGCCACTACATCACCTCGGAGCATATCGAGGTGCGGGGCGATGAGGCCGAGGGAAGCTGGGTGCATTTCCAGCCCTGGATCTTCGCCGACGGCCGCTCGCTCCTGCGCTCCAGCCGGCTGTTCAACGCGTTCAAGCGCGTCGACGGCGTGTGGAAGATGTCGCGCTACCGCACCGAGAACGTCTTCATCGCCGACCTGCCCGAGGGGTGGGCGTCCAGCATTCCCGAAAAATCCGTCCTCTTCGCTCCCGGCGAGGCGGCCGCCTGA
- a CDS encoding extracellular solute-binding protein, translating to MNDYELMRVVSLLDRLRQRFAEAFPEAEPDDWRVLSPLVRLHVQSRPITLSGLVTLSGLPYGTATRHIQRLLALGLFERRLRRAGGKRFLYYPTSDFLERFSRFAAGVKVELAMLMGEGQGVEEADFFLGGLHQKQALSERQLQEIRAIGEVSDLRFLLHEDWYFLSLRHAWTDLRSRLGRSSRFTLLPRPALHERVWSNAARPLSEFDIVALPAEWVPPLAEAGALLPLGAAPGAAEGAARWPSAASTRHAVPAHVALDLLAVRGDLCEEASVPPPASAAEMVEAARRLHDPRAGRSGIAWSGRCGGDLGRTFLSLLDARSPLAAAPGVEALLSSPEALAAFECLRALLPYSAPGVLEAGEAEAVAAFASGRAALCLVSSLAASRFELDLASIVKQRVLYRPVPGGGAKRRISCDAFLLAVPANLPEPRRALALRVLEWMEARQPERGLRTSPLFSLAHDPERARTSPIRRLALSLEREQRLGPRAPLPPPGDVAIARILGEHLNAALRAGAADGRVVLAGACKAILAASPKDRQPSLAS from the coding sequence ATGAACGACTACGAGCTCATGCGGGTCGTTTCTCTTCTCGACCGGCTGCGGCAGCGGTTCGCCGAAGCCTTCCCGGAGGCCGAGCCGGACGACTGGCGCGTTCTGAGCCCGCTCGTGCGCCTCCACGTTCAGTCGCGCCCGATCACCCTGTCGGGCCTCGTTACGCTGTCCGGCCTGCCCTATGGCACCGCGACACGGCACATCCAGCGGCTGCTCGCCCTCGGCCTGTTCGAACGACGGCTGAGGCGGGCGGGCGGCAAGCGCTTCCTCTATTATCCGACAAGCGACTTCCTGGAGCGCTTCTCTCGCTTCGCGGCAGGGGTGAAGGTCGAACTCGCCATGCTCATGGGGGAGGGGCAGGGGGTGGAGGAGGCCGACTTCTTCCTCGGCGGCCTGCACCAGAAGCAGGCCCTGAGCGAGCGCCAGCTCCAGGAAATCCGCGCCATCGGCGAGGTTTCCGACCTGCGCTTCCTGTTGCACGAGGACTGGTACTTCCTGTCGCTGCGCCATGCCTGGACCGATCTGCGCAGCCGGCTGGGCCGCTCCAGCCGCTTCACCCTCCTGCCCCGGCCGGCGCTTCACGAGCGGGTGTGGAGCAATGCCGCCCGGCCCTTGTCGGAGTTCGATATCGTGGCGCTGCCGGCCGAATGGGTGCCCCCGCTCGCCGAGGCCGGGGCGCTTCTTCCGCTCGGCGCCGCGCCGGGCGCGGCCGAGGGGGCGGCTCGGTGGCCCTCGGCGGCCAGCACGCGCCATGCCGTGCCCGCCCATGTCGCGCTCGATCTTCTGGCCGTGCGGGGCGATCTCTGCGAGGAGGCGTCCGTGCCGCCCCCGGCAAGCGCGGCGGAGATGGTGGAGGCGGCCCGCCGCCTGCACGATCCGCGCGCCGGCCGCAGCGGCATCGCGTGGAGCGGGCGCTGCGGGGGCGACCTCGGCCGCACCTTTCTCAGCCTCCTCGACGCACGCAGCCCCCTGGCCGCCGCACCTGGTGTGGAGGCTCTGCTCTCCTCGCCCGAGGCGCTGGCCGCCTTCGAATGCCTTCGGGCGCTGCTGCCGTATTCGGCGCCGGGCGTGCTGGAAGCGGGCGAGGCGGAGGCGGTTGCCGCCTTCGCCTCCGGGCGGGCGGCGCTGTGCCTCGTCTCCTCGCTGGCGGCCTCGCGCTTCGAACTGGACCTGGCCTCCATCGTCAAGCAGCGTGTCCTGTATCGCCCCGTTCCCGGCGGCGGGGCGAAGCGGCGCATATCCTGCGACGCGTTCCTTCTCGCCGTTCCGGCCAACCTGCCGGAGCCCCGGCGGGCGCTGGCGCTGCGCGTGCTCGAATGGATGGAGGCGCGCCAGCCCGAGCGCGGCTTGCGGACCTCGCCCCTCTTCAGCCTCGCGCACGATCCGGAGCGGGCGCGCACCTCGCCGATCCGGCGGCTGGCGCTTTCGCTGGAGCGCGAGCAGCGGCTCGGCCCCCGCGCGCCCCTGCCGCCGCCCGGCGATGTCGCCATCGCGCGCATCCTCGGCGAGCATCTCAACGCGGCGCTGCGCGCGGGCGCGGCGGATGGACGCGTCGTCCTCGCGGGGGCCTGCAAGGCGATCCTCGCCGCCTCGCCAAAGGACCGGCAGCCCAGCCTCGCGTCCTGA
- a CDS encoding ketopantoate reductase family protein has product MSDPAITIIGAGAIGSFLATRLAEAGLATTLVARGARLEQLRARAPALCGGAKGHRGRIDPAPRATGPADILFLCVKAHALREALAANGAANGPGTTVVPLVNGIPFWHFADRPEGERSVPVIDPEGAILAAAGPHAVLGCVTYIAAELTGDGDVLSPTAPRLALGPARAGGPDGRAVAALAARAGIDVERPRDIRSAVWHKLAINLATNPLSALTDTSVGEIAANAELLAIAADIAAEVRALAAAYGFDTGLSAEGLAETMAAANDFSTSMRQDARAGRPLELGAICHAPLALAARAGVAMPVTRSIVHLLAASAPGKVRPAPAPNLEREVA; this is encoded by the coding sequence ATGTCCGACCCCGCCATCACGATCATCGGCGCCGGTGCGATCGGCTCGTTCCTGGCGACGCGGCTGGCAGAGGCCGGTCTCGCCACGACGCTGGTCGCGCGCGGCGCGAGGCTGGAACAGCTCCGGGCGCGGGCGCCGGCCCTGTGCGGCGGCGCGAAAGGGCACCGGGGCAGGATCGACCCCGCGCCCCGCGCCACCGGCCCCGCCGATATCCTTTTCCTGTGCGTGAAGGCGCATGCGCTGCGCGAGGCGCTGGCCGCCAACGGCGCGGCGAACGGCCCCGGCACCACGGTGGTGCCCCTCGTCAACGGCATCCCCTTCTGGCATTTCGCCGACAGGCCGGAGGGCGAGCGATCCGTGCCGGTCATCGACCCGGAGGGCGCGATTCTGGCGGCGGCGGGGCCCCATGCGGTGCTCGGCTGCGTGACCTACATCGCCGCCGAACTCACCGGGGACGGCGATGTCCTCTCCCCGACGGCGCCGCGCCTGGCGCTCGGCCCCGCCCGTGCCGGGGGGCCGGATGGGCGGGCGGTGGCCGCGCTGGCCGCGCGCGCCGGCATCGATGTCGAGCGGCCCCGAGACATCCGCTCCGCCGTCTGGCACAAGCTCGCCATCAACCTTGCCACCAACCCGCTTTCAGCGCTCACCGACACTTCAGTCGGCGAGATCGCGGCGAACGCGGAGCTTCTGGCGATCGCCGCCGACATCGCGGCCGAGGTTCGTGCCCTCGCCGCCGCCTACGGCTTCGACACCGGCCTCTCGGCCGAGGGCCTTGCCGAGACCATGGCCGCCGCCAACGACTTCTCCACCTCCATGCGCCAGGACGCGCGGGCCGGCCGGCCGCTGGAACTGGGCGCCATCTGCCATGCGCCGCTGGCGCTCGCGGCCCGCGCGGGCGTGGCCATGCCCGTCACGCGCAGCATCGTCCACCTCCTTGCCGCCAGCGCGCCCGGGAAGGTCCGGCCCGCCCCGGCGCCCAACCTGGAAAGGGAAGTCGCATGA
- a CDS encoding class II aldolase/adducin family protein, producing MTIHPNAVEAPKTERELRAELADFYHLVSYLGWTELIFNHISLRVPGPEHHYLVNPFGLHYDEITPDNLIKVGIDGRKVEPSPYEANPAGFALHGVIHEHRPDVGCVAHTHTTPISAVTLKQDGFEHDSFYGAQLFGRIAYHTFEGITLYDEERARMLASLGEKHVLVLRNHGIAVCEANVPNTFMLLWTVQRAAEIQCAAAPIPGANNPLPDEVRQKCADDARRLVDGARFSQLLFDAMVRKMKRERPEF from the coding sequence ATGACCATCCATCCGAACGCCGTGGAGGCCCCGAAGACGGAACGGGAGCTGCGGGCCGAGCTGGCCGACTTCTACCACCTCGTCAGCTATCTCGGCTGGACCGAGCTGATCTTCAACCACATCTCGCTGCGCGTGCCGGGCCCCGAGCACCACTATCTCGTCAACCCCTTCGGCCTGCATTACGACGAGATCACCCCGGACAATCTGATCAAGGTGGGGATCGACGGACGCAAGGTGGAGCCTTCCCCCTACGAGGCGAACCCGGCCGGCTTCGCGTTGCACGGCGTCATCCACGAGCACCGGCCCGATGTCGGCTGCGTGGCGCATACCCATACGACGCCGATCTCGGCGGTGACGCTGAAGCAGGACGGTTTCGAGCACGACAGCTTCTACGGCGCCCAGCTCTTCGGCCGCATCGCCTACCACACCTTCGAGGGCATCACGCTCTATGACGAGGAGCGGGCGCGCATGCTGGCGAGCCTGGGCGAGAAGCATGTCCTCGTCCTGCGCAACCACGGCATCGCGGTGTGCGAGGCGAACGTGCCCAACACCTTCATGCTGCTCTGGACGGTGCAGCGCGCCGCCGAGATCCAGTGCGCCGCCGCGCCCATTCCCGGCGCCAACAATCCGCTGCCCGACGAGGTGCGCCAGAAATGCGCCGACGACGCACGCCGCCTCGTGGACGGCGCGCGCTTCTCGCAACTCCTGTTCGACGCCATGGTGCGCAAGATGAAGCGCGAGCGCCCGGAGTTCTGA
- a CDS encoding DUF4440 domain-containing protein: MAENEIPFAERALAEIDGLHRVLQAWFRGEGGDDAAKVMERFDEAFHMVGAAGNLLSHEGMAAALPRMRGSRPTLVMEIEDVTLRALSQAGALITYREVQRQDSGTTQRWSTALLVDRPDRPTPVWALLQETVIP, encoded by the coding sequence ATGGCTGAAAACGAGATTCCCTTCGCCGAGCGGGCGCTGGCCGAGATCGACGGCCTGCATCGCGTGCTCCAGGCCTGGTTCCGGGGCGAGGGCGGGGATGACGCCGCAAAGGTGATGGAGCGCTTCGACGAGGCGTTCCACATGGTGGGCGCGGCGGGCAACCTTCTCTCGCACGAGGGCATGGCGGCGGCGTTGCCGCGTATGCGGGGCAGCCGGCCGACGCTGGTGATGGAGATCGAGGACGTGACGCTCCGGGCCCTGTCGCAGGCCGGCGCCCTCATCACCTATCGCGAGGTGCAGCGGCAGGACAGCGGCACCACGCAGCGCTGGTCCACGGCGCTCCTCGTCGACCGCCCGGACCGGCCGACGCCGGTCTGGGCTCTCCTGCAGGAGACGGTCATTCCGTAG
- a CDS encoding 3-hydroxybutyryl-CoA dehydrogenase — MSAERAEAPREKIAILGAGRMGRGIATVFAYAGHEVALIDFKARPAPDFDALARKAEAEVRETLALLAELGLFAPGPAVETIAGRVALVSRGDAAPALRAADIVFEGFPEIVALKREALAEASALVGPEAIIASTTSTILVDDLSPAVAGPGRFLNAHWLNPAFLVPLVEIAPGAGTDPAVVDRLCAVLERIGKVPVRCAPSPGYIVPRLQSVAMNEAARLVEEGVASVEEIEKAVRYGFGLRFSVLGLLEFIDWGGGDTLYHASRYLAGALGDERYAAPAIVRRNMEEGRIGLTAGRGFLDHEGRDVPAYRQERLAAFVDRLRAQGLAYPPRL, encoded by the coding sequence ATGAGCGCCGAGCGGGCAGAGGCTCCTCGCGAGAAGATCGCCATTCTGGGCGCAGGGCGCATGGGGCGCGGCATCGCCACCGTCTTCGCCTATGCCGGGCACGAAGTCGCGCTCATCGACTTCAAGGCCCGGCCCGCGCCGGATTTCGACGCTCTGGCGCGCAAGGCGGAGGCGGAGGTCCGCGAGACGCTCGCCCTCCTCGCCGAGCTCGGCCTCTTTGCGCCCGGCCCCGCGGTCGAGACCATCGCCGGGCGGGTGGCGTTGGTGAGCCGAGGCGACGCGGCCCCGGCCCTTCGTGCGGCCGACATCGTCTTCGAGGGCTTCCCCGAGATCGTCGCGCTGAAGCGCGAGGCGCTGGCCGAGGCCTCGGCGCTGGTCGGGCCGGAGGCGATCATCGCCTCCACGACCTCCACGATCCTCGTCGACGATCTGTCACCGGCCGTCGCCGGCCCCGGCCGCTTCCTCAACGCGCACTGGCTGAACCCGGCCTTCCTGGTGCCACTGGTCGAGATCGCGCCCGGCGCGGGCACCGATCCGGCCGTCGTGGACCGGCTGTGCGCCGTGCTGGAGCGGATCGGCAAGGTGCCGGTGCGCTGCGCGCCGAGCCCGGGCTACATCGTGCCGCGGCTCCAGTCCGTGGCGATGAACGAGGCCGCGCGGCTGGTGGAGGAGGGCGTGGCCTCCGTCGAGGAGATCGAGAAGGCCGTGCGCTACGGCTTCGGCCTGCGCTTCTCCGTGCTCGGCCTGCTGGAGTTCATCGACTGGGGCGGGGGCGACACGCTGTATCATGCCAGCCGCTATCTGGCCGGCGCGCTGGGCGACGAGCGCTACGCCGCCCCCGCCATCGTCCGGCGCAACATGGAGGAGGGGCGGATCGGGCTCACCGCCGGGCGCGGCTTCCTCGACCATGAGGGCCGCGACGTGCCGGCCTATCGCCAGGAGCGCCTGGCCGCCTTCGTGGACCGCCTGCGCGCGCAGGGCCTCGCCTATCCGCCGCGCCTGTGA
- a CDS encoding NAD/NADP-dependent octopine/nopaline dehydrogenase family protein, whose product MRIAVLGGGNGSFAAAADFSLAGHEVTLWRRGAREVAEHEALGRRIVLRDRKGRREAVLARVTDDIAAAVSGARYIIAPLPATTHEELAQRLAPHLRPGQVVHLPPGTLGTLVFARAAQAAGTASGVAFAESGTLPWLVRKHGFAEIVVSGRATRLPTGVFPSRLADHALGVIEAAFPGCIVPCGGVLSGALMNAGPVIHPPLIVMNAGPLEHFEAWDIHNEGTQPAIRRVTDALDAERMALREALGYGAPHFPLADHYSRTGEEWMYGRGSHDELTDSGDWREKIVLTEHRYVLEDIGLGLSLLCSVAAMAGVEVPVARGLLALGSIMAGRDFALEGRPLGKLGLAALDRAELQAFLAEGYPS is encoded by the coding sequence ATGCGCATCGCAGTCCTGGGGGGAGGCAACGGCTCGTTCGCGGCGGCGGCGGATTTCTCGCTGGCCGGACACGAGGTGACGCTCTGGCGCCGAGGCGCGCGCGAGGTGGCCGAGCACGAGGCGCTGGGGCGCAGGATCGTGCTGCGCGACCGCAAGGGGCGGCGCGAGGCCGTGCTGGCGCGCGTGACGGACGACATCGCAGCAGCCGTGTCCGGCGCGCGGTACATCATCGCGCCGCTGCCGGCGACGACGCATGAGGAACTGGCGCAGAGGCTGGCGCCGCATCTGCGGCCCGGCCAGGTCGTGCATCTGCCGCCCGGAACGCTCGGAACGCTCGTCTTCGCGCGGGCGGCGCAGGCGGCGGGCACCGCCTCCGGGGTCGCCTTCGCCGAATCCGGCACGCTGCCCTGGCTGGTGCGAAAGCACGGCTTTGCCGAGATCGTCGTCAGCGGCCGGGCGACGCGCCTGCCGACCGGCGTCTTCCCCTCACGCCTCGCGGACCACGCGCTCGGCGTCATCGAAGCGGCGTTTCCGGGCTGCATCGTGCCCTGCGGCGGCGTTCTGTCCGGCGCGCTGATGAATGCCGGGCCGGTGATCCACCCGCCGCTGATCGTGATGAATGCGGGGCCGCTGGAGCATTTCGAGGCCTGGGACATCCACAATGAGGGCACTCAGCCGGCCATCCGGCGCGTGACGGACGCGCTCGACGCCGAGCGCATGGCGCTGCGCGAGGCGCTGGGCTACGGGGCGCCGCATTTTCCGCTCGCGGACCATTATTCGCGCACGGGCGAGGAATGGATGTACGGGCGCGGCTCTCATGACGAGCTGACCGATTCGGGCGACTGGCGCGAGAAGATCGTGCTCACCGAGCATCGTTACGTCCTGGAGGATATCGGGCTCGGCCTGTCGCTCCTCTGCTCGGTCGCGGCCATGGCGGGCGTCGAGGTGCCGGTGGCGCGGGGCCTGCTCGCTCTCGGCTCCATCATGGCGGGGCGGGACTTCGCCCTGGAGGGCCGGCCGCTGGGGAAGCTGGGTCTTGCGGCTCTGGACCGCGCCGAACTCCAGGCGTTCCTTGCCGAGGGCTACCCGTCATGA
- a CDS encoding ABC transporter permease, translating into MKSRYAPFVLGLLPIAAVIGIWAALAAYGTLPRALLPSPLAVFTRTLTLLGDSEFRMHIATTLFRLASGFAIGLAVGLALALLAVLDARARALLTALVQLLAPIPKIALYPMLILVMGFGDASKIALVAAEAAFPIYLAAFQGLRNVETKLVWAARSAGASPLHALFFVSVPAALPTILTGCRVAMIISCIVVFLSEMISSTEGLGYVLIDAARNFRMIDMFAPIILISALGLLLSAGFNMLRRRLLVGYPDA; encoded by the coding sequence ATGAAGTCGCGCTACGCCCCCTTCGTGCTCGGCCTCCTGCCCATCGCCGCCGTCATCGGCATCTGGGCCGCGCTGGCCGCCTACGGGACGCTGCCGCGCGCGCTGCTGCCCTCGCCGCTCGCCGTCTTCACGCGCACGCTCACGCTGCTCGGCGATTCCGAGTTCCGCATGCATATCGCCACCACCCTGTTCCGCCTGGCGAGCGGCTTTGCCATCGGCCTTGCCGTCGGCCTCGCGCTGGCGCTGCTGGCGGTTCTGGACGCGCGCGCCCGCGCGCTGCTCACCGCGCTCGTGCAGCTCCTCGCGCCGATCCCCAAGATCGCGCTCTATCCGATGCTCATCCTCGTCATGGGCTTCGGCGATGCGTCCAAGATCGCCCTCGTGGCGGCCGAGGCGGCCTTTCCCATCTATCTCGCTGCCTTCCAGGGGCTGAGGAACGTGGAGACGAAGCTCGTCTGGGCGGCGCGCTCGGCCGGAGCCTCGCCGCTGCATGCGCTGTTCTTCGTCAGCGTGCCGGCCGCGCTGCCCACCATCCTCACGGGCTGCCGGGTGGCCATGATCATTTCCTGCATCGTCGTGTTCCTGTCGGAGATGATCTCCTCCACCGAGGGGCTGGGCTACGTGCTGATCGACGCGGCGCGCAATTTCAGGATGATCGACATGTTCGCGCCGATCATCCTGATCTCCGCCCTCGGCCTTCTCCTGAGCGCCGGCTTCAACATGCTGCGGCGGCGCCTTCTCGTCGGCTATCCGGACGCCTGA
- a CDS encoding ABC transporter permease, producing MKRVASTLLAVAFLILCWEVAHRSLGLAALPGPFTALAQLPVILGEPSSLNDIFQSLRRMAIGYGLAAVFGICVGLMMGRSAVFAHLLNPLLMTIYPVPKGALMPILMIWLGVGDMSKILVIFLGVSLPVIFHSMQGARSVNEVVVWSAAAMGMGRGGQLLRVVLPSALPEIFIGLRTGLVLALITMVTSEIVARTDGIGNLLFNSLDMALYDRMFGAIVLIAAMGYFLDLGFDRVRAFFLSWSPAQQSLGASGG from the coding sequence ATGAAGCGGGTCGCCTCCACGCTTCTGGCCGTCGCGTTCCTCATCCTGTGCTGGGAGGTCGCCCATCGCAGCCTGGGCCTGGCCGCGCTGCCGGGGCCGTTCACCGCGCTCGCGCAGCTACCCGTCATCCTCGGCGAGCCGTCCTCGCTCAACGACATCTTCCAGTCGCTGCGCCGCATGGCCATCGGCTACGGGCTCGCCGCCGTCTTCGGCATCTGCGTGGGGCTGATGATGGGCCGCAGCGCGGTCTTCGCCCATCTTCTCAACCCGTTGCTGATGACGATCTACCCGGTGCCGAAGGGCGCGCTGATGCCGATCCTGATGATCTGGCTCGGCGTCGGGGACATGTCGAAGATCCTCGTCATCTTCCTCGGGGTCAGCCTGCCGGTCATCTTCCATTCCATGCAAGGGGCGCGCTCGGTGAACGAGGTGGTGGTGTGGAGCGCGGCGGCGATGGGCATGGGGCGCGGCGGGCAGCTCCTGCGCGTGGTGCTTCCCTCCGCGCTGCCGGAGATCTTCATCGGCCTGCGCACGGGCCTCGTCCTTGCCCTGATCACCATGGTGACGAGCGAGATCGTGGCGCGCACGGACGGCATCGGCAACCTGCTCTTCAACTCGCTGGACATGGCGCTCTACGACCGAATGTTCGGTGCGATCGTGCTGATCGCGGCCATGGGCTATTTTCTCGACCTCGGCTTCGACCGGGTCCGCGCCTTCTTCCTGAGCTGGTCGCCCGCCCAACAGAGCCTGGGGGCCTCCGGCGGATGA
- a CDS encoding ABC transporter ATP-binding protein → MIAIENISKRFKTTGGASHLALSGIELSVSEGEFVSIIGPSGCGKSTLLYIVGGFVEASEGVVRVDGVPVSGPGPDRGPVFQEFALFAWKTVLQNVAYGVRLKGRSRAEAEARAFELLRMVGLERFASFYPKELSGGMKQRVAIARTLAYDPGILLMDEPFGALDARTRSHLQRDLLRIWEEDRKTVLFVTHGVDEAVFLSDRVVVMGAGPGRIVDIVTIELERPRERAELVLDRRYQEYVARIEGMIDAVEAGAA, encoded by the coding sequence ATGATCGCGATCGAGAACATCTCCAAGCGGTTCAAGACCACGGGCGGGGCAAGCCATCTGGCCCTGTCCGGCATCGAGCTGAGCGTTTCGGAGGGCGAGTTCGTCTCCATCATCGGGCCGTCCGGCTGCGGCAAGTCCACCCTTCTCTACATCGTGGGCGGCTTCGTGGAGGCGAGCGAGGGTGTGGTGCGCGTCGACGGCGTTCCCGTGAGCGGGCCCGGGCCGGACCGTGGCCCGGTGTTCCAGGAATTCGCGCTCTTCGCCTGGAAGACCGTGCTCCAGAACGTGGCCTACGGCGTCCGGCTGAAGGGGCGCTCGAGGGCGGAGGCGGAAGCCCGGGCCTTCGAGCTCCTGCGCATGGTGGGGCTGGAGCGCTTCGCCTCCTTCTATCCCAAGGAGCTGTCGGGCGGCATGAAGCAGCGCGTGGCCATCGCCCGGACGCTGGCCTACGATCCGGGAATCCTTTTGATGGACGAGCCCTTCGGGGCGCTGGACGCGCGCACCCGCTCCCATCTCCAGCGCGACCTCCTGCGCATCTGGGAGGAGGATCGAAAGACCGTGCTCTTCGTCACGCACGGCGTCGACGAGGCGGTGTTCCTCTCCGACCGCGTGGTGGTGATGGGCGCGGGGCCCGGCCGGATCGTCGATATCGTGACGATCGAGCTGGAGCGCCCGCGCGAGCGGGCCGAGCTGGTGCTGGACCGGCGCTATCAGGAATATGTCGCACGCATCGAGGGGATGATCGACGCGGTGGAGGCGGGCGCGGCATGA